The following proteins are co-located in the Phragmites australis chromosome 10, lpPhrAust1.1, whole genome shotgun sequence genome:
- the LOC133931138 gene encoding protein POLAR-like 1 produces MASDGRIRTRRIVDYLNDGEELGVDGTVGTPPRSPAAARSVLPRFRWARLVRLGRKDGGGNGKEEELVVAEKGELPPVVVSTSERESATTSDPKHSDLGVGLSLVFLLAKTSDEFNKMVKVRTEMEELLKEIKDEVRSKSSIDGHDVSKALNRESITSSCVTDGNDHRASGHLEDQAASSSMEAASCEKSYEDDGCCARMDVLEEEFHAELEQLQVNYGSDTPFLPEEEHDTEPSDDTADYRHGVNDDDLGDVADDEEDNDDDETEYNGVSAVELERRLHELLHERNRDRIEELEAALQRTEKKLVEKEMEVRLWKDTAKFALRQDKNNELH; encoded by the exons ATGGCTTCCGACGGAAGGATCAGGACCAGGAGGATCGTCGACTACCTCAACGACGGCGAGGAGCTCGGGGTCGATGGGACGGTGGGGACGCCGCCGCGCTCCCCGGCGGCTGCGAGGTCGGTGCTACCCAGGTTCAGGTGGGCGCGGCTGGTCAGGCTCGGGAGGAAGGACGGCGGTGGGAATgggaaggaggaggagttggtcgtTGCGGAGAAGGGCGAGCTCCCGCCCGTGGTCGTGTCTACCTCAG AACGCGAATCCGCAACTACAAGCGACCCAAAGCATTCCGACCTGGGCGTCGGGTTAAGCCTGGTGTTCCTCCTGGCCAAGACGTCCGACGAGTTCAACAAGATGGTCAAGGTGCGCACGGAGATGGAGGAACTCTTGAAAGAGATAAAAGACGAGGTTAGGAGCAAGAGCAGCATCGACGGCCATGATGTTTCGAAAGCTCTCAACCGCGAGTCCATCACATCGAGTTGCGTCACCGATGGAAACGACCACAGAGCGAGTGGTCACCTGGAGGATCAGGCCGCCTCGTCCAGCATGGAGGCGGCGAGCTGCGAGAAGTCGTACGAGGATGATGGTTGCTGTGCGAGGATGGACGTGCTTGAGGAGGAATTCCATGCCGAGCTAGAGCAGCTTCAGGTTAACTACGGTTCAGATACTCCATTTCTGCCGGAAGAAGAACATGATACAGAG CCATCGGATGACACTGCCGACTACCGGCATGGAGTTAACGACGATGACTTGGGGGATGTTGCTGACGACGAAGAAGACAACGATGATGATGAAACCGAGTACAATGGAGTTTCTGCAGTTGAGCTGGAGAGAAGGCTTCACGAACTTCTCCATGAAAGGAATCGGGACAGGATTGAGGAGTTGGAAGCGGCGCTGCAGCGCACGGAGAAGAAGCTCGTCGAGAAAGAAATGGAGGTGCGCTTATGGAAGGACACGGCAAAATTCGCGTTGAGACAGGACAAGAACAATGAGTTGCA CTGA